TTGGCTCACAATCATATAACAAATACAAGTGGAAGGAAGCAATTTTGAATGCCAGCGAGGTTTTTGAAAAACTTCACAAGCAAAAGATTGATTTAAAAATGTTGAATCTAGGTGGTGGCATTCCAGTAAAACATACAAAACCAGTTCCGGAAGTAGAAGAAATTGGAGAAGTAATAAATGAATCGATCAAAGAGTATCTTGGTTGGGTGGAAGGATTAAGAGTTTTATCTGAACCCGGAAGGTCTATGGTTGGGAATGCTGGAATAATTGCATCAAGAGTACTTTTAAGAGGTAGAAAGGGTACACAAAACTGGGTGTTTTTAGATACTGGGGTTTTTCACGGTTTAATGGAAACCATTGAAAATTTCAGGTATGAAGTGTTGGTGGAAGGTAAAGAGTATTCCGAGACAACAACTATGACCTTAGCTGGCCCTACCTGTGACAGTGTAGATACTATCTACGATGAAATTGAGTTACCAATCGATATTGATTATAATGATATAGTATATTTCATAAATACAGGTGCTTACACCAATGAATATGCGACATCCTTTAACGGTATAGAACCACTTAAAGTATACACAGTCGAAGATTTAGAAGCTTTGTTAAAAAACAATATACTATTAATGGAAGAAGTACAAAGCTAATTGCGTAAAATTTATATGAGGCCTGGTTTTAAAGGCCTCATT
Above is a window of Petrotoga mexicana DSM 14811 DNA encoding:
- a CDS encoding type III PLP-dependent enzyme; the encoded protein is MELTQLIREAAKTLETPFLVLDTNYVKENYYKLKNSINDVEIFYAVKANSHPSILETLRDLGASFDVASRGEIEKLMKLGISTDKMSFGNTIKKEKDIKFAWDNGVEYFAVDAEMEVEKIARNAPGAKVYGRLSMSSNDSDWPLSGKFGTDVDHLIEILKYAKRKGLIPYGVSFHVGSQSYNKYKWKEAILNASEVFEKLHKQKIDLKMLNLGGGIPVKHTKPVPEVEEIGEVINESIKEYLGWVEGLRVLSEPGRSMVGNAGIIASRVLLRGRKGTQNWVFLDTGVFHGLMETIENFRYEVLVEGKEYSETTTMTLAGPTCDSVDTIYDEIELPIDIDYNDIVYFINTGAYTNEYATSFNGIEPLKVYTVEDLEALLKNNILLMEEVQS